The Caenorhabditis elegans chromosome II genome has a segment encoding these proteins:
- the F46F5.1 gene encoding Smr domain-containing protein (Confirmed by transcript evidence) has translation MEFTESQGNWDVPSRCPDLSGIVGVNMSFGQNGILKSVTPTCGAPFDLEQGRTAMLKVGFGEGLPSLGSIESTTCDQGLAVSSSPVGTEYYLPLAFKKGNRVTRNISDQEMAAIKTGVFEGIDYHHDILNVINADPRMEGDRYMMEHFKEEIKKAFENPQNPKIVFVTGARTHTSIHQLTIYVGEHRIGLKKIIRYVNGKQVPNTSTGCGFNYIVFSCLLVTLFGI, from the exons ATGGAGTTTACCGAATCCCAGGGAAATTGGGATGTTCCAAGCCGTTGTCCCGATTTGAGTGGTATTGTGGGAGTCAACATGTCATTTGGACAGAACGGGATTCTCAAGTCCGTCACTCCTACCTGTGGAGCACCGTTTGATTTGGAGCAGGGTCGCACTGCGATGCTTAAAG TTGGTTTCGGGGAAGGTCTTCCTTCACTTGGAAGTATTGAATCCACTACTTGCGACCAGGGTCTCGCTGTAT CCTCGAGTCCAGTTGGCACTGAATACTATCTTCCTCTGGCATTCAAGAAAGGCAATCGTGTTACAAGAAATATCAGTGACCAGGAAATGGCAGCTATTAAAACAG GAGTTTTCGAAGGGATTGATTATCATCACGACATCTTAAATGTGATTAACGCTGATCCGCGAATGGAAGGAGACAGGTATATGATGGAACATTTCAAAGAGGAAATCAAGAAAGCATTCGAGAATCCACAAAAT CCGAAGATCGTTTTTGTGACTGGAGCTAGAACTCACACATCCATTCATCAACTGACGATCTATGTTGGTGAGCATCGCATTGGATTGAAGAAGATTATTCGATATGTTAACGGAAAACAGGTTCCCAATACGAGTACTGGTTGTGGTTTCAACTATATTGTCTTCTCTTGCCTGCTTGTAACTCTATTTGGTATTTAA
- the F46F5.1 gene encoding Smr domain-containing protein (Confirmed by transcript evidence), which produces MEFTESQGNWDVPSRCPDLSGIVGVNMSFGQNGILKSVTPTCGAPFDLEQGRTAMLKASSPVGTEYYLPLAFKKGNRVTRNISDQEMAAIKTGVFEGIDYHHDILNVINADPRMEGDRYMMEHFKEEIKKAFENPQNPKIVFVTGARTHTSIHQLTIYVGEHRIGLKKIIRYVNGKQVPNTSTGCGFNYIVFSCLLVTLFGI; this is translated from the exons ATGGAGTTTACCGAATCCCAGGGAAATTGGGATGTTCCAAGCCGTTGTCCCGATTTGAGTGGTATTGTGGGAGTCAACATGTCATTTGGACAGAACGGGATTCTCAAGTCCGTCACTCCTACCTGTGGAGCACCGTTTGATTTGGAGCAGGGTCGCACTGCGATGCTTAAAG CCTCGAGTCCAGTTGGCACTGAATACTATCTTCCTCTGGCATTCAAGAAAGGCAATCGTGTTACAAGAAATATCAGTGACCAGGAAATGGCAGCTATTAAAACAG GAGTTTTCGAAGGGATTGATTATCATCACGACATCTTAAATGTGATTAACGCTGATCCGCGAATGGAAGGAGACAGGTATATGATGGAACATTTCAAAGAGGAAATCAAGAAAGCATTCGAGAATCCACAAAAT CCGAAGATCGTTTTTGTGACTGGAGCTAGAACTCACACATCCATTCATCAACTGACGATCTATGTTGGTGAGCATCGCATTGGATTGAAGAAGATTATTCGATATGTTAACGGAAAACAGGTTCCCAATACGAGTACTGGTTGTGGTTTCAACTATATTGTCTTCTCTTGCCTGCTTGTAACTCTATTTGGTATTTAA